A window of Caretta caretta isolate rCarCar2 chromosome 13, rCarCar1.hap1, whole genome shotgun sequence contains these coding sequences:
- the LIME1 gene encoding lck-interacting transmembrane adapter 1 isoform X2, with protein MAGPHPPSFTAALGLALLGVLVFLSALCAACRRKTRKKVVPPDGVKLVDVSLLRQMQLRSLSKSDTKLHELNRVKHVDEHQRPASVDFLYPSGSLGDGEGAAHSSSFSILLHRELPQIPHSNPSADALSPDQTYSNLFFSAPLKPAPEALYGCAAMTQEGPQPMPILGTPVEASPLSEADKAVTAEYACVRKAKKNFQPELQDETQSESFVGPADPEGWEGAACNPPAVKVEEMYSTVCKAGKKKKHQGSALSLSEGMDLGETGQGEQGWPAAHLGDVRAGYQSTPGQVSRTEPCYESISVGSWTEHSRNPAPEPAYEAVDVNWKKPKKRDKSTKNCPAENLYESISEMWEGDARTTIALTAPNGLEIYMTDL; from the exons ATGGCTGGGCCCCATCCGCCCTCCTTCACTGCCGCCCTGGGACTGGCATTGCTCGGTGTCCTGGTCTTCCTCTCAGCCCTGTGTGCTGCCTGCAGAAG GAAAACTAGGAAGAAGGTGGTCCCACCGGACGGGGTGAAGCTGGTAGATGTG TCGTTGCTGAGGCAGATGCAGCTCCGATCACTCAGTAAATCTGACACCAAACTGCATGAGCTCAACAGGGTGAAGCACGTGGATGAGC aTCAAAGACCAGCCAGCGTGGATTTCCTTTACCCATCAGGGTCTTTGGGGGATGGAGAAGGAGCTGCGCATAGCTCGAGCTTCAGCATCCTGCTGCACCGAGAGCTGCCCCAGatcccccattccaacccttcgGCTGATGCCCTGAGTCCTGACCAGACTTACTCGAACCTGTTCTTCTCAGCCCCGCTGAAACCAGCCCCGGAGGCGCTGTACGGGTGTGCGGCCATGACTCAGGAAGGGCCTCAACCAATGCCCATCTTGGGAACCCCAGTGGAGGCATCCCCTCTAAGCGAGGCGGACAAGGCAGTGACGGCTGAGTACGCCTGCGTCCGCAAGGCGAAGAAAAATTTCCAGCCAGAGCTCCAGGACGAGACACAGAGTGAATCCTTTGTGGGGCCTGCGGACCCAGAAGGCTGGGAAGGAGCTGCCTGTAACCCCCCAGCGGTGAAG GTAGAAGAAATGTACTCGACGGTGTGCAAAGCTGGCAAGAAGAAGAAACACCAAGGCTCTGCTCTGTCCCTCTCTGAAGGAATGGACCTTGGGGAGACGGGCCAAGGAGAACAGGGGTGGCCAGCTGCCCATCTTGGAGATGTCAGGGCGGGGTATCAGTCCACACCGGGCCAAGTCTCACGCACTGAGCCCTGCTATGAGTCTATCAGTGTTGGATCCTGGACTGAGCACAGCAGGAACCCAGCCCCAGAACCGGCCTACGAGGCGGTAGATGTCAACTGGAAAAAGCCCAAGAAAAGGGACAAGTCTACCAAGAACTGCCCTGCTGAGAACTTGTATGAAAGCATCAGCGAAATGTGGGAAGGGGACGCTAGGACCACAATTGCCCTGACGGCTCCCAATGGGTTGGAGATATACATGACAGACTTATAA
- the LIME1 gene encoding lck-interacting transmembrane adapter 1 isoform X1 codes for MQGRTRTTDTRKLCVKWISEVAPDRGERMAGPHPPSFTAALGLALLGVLVFLSALCAACRRKTRKKVVPPDGVKLVDVSLLRQMQLRSLSKSDTKLHELNRVKHVDEHQRPASVDFLYPSGSLGDGEGAAHSSSFSILLHRELPQIPHSNPSADALSPDQTYSNLFFSAPLKPAPEALYGCAAMTQEGPQPMPILGTPVEASPLSEADKAVTAEYACVRKAKKNFQPELQDETQSESFVGPADPEGWEGAACNPPAVKVEEMYSTVCKAGKKKKHQGSALSLSEGMDLGETGQGEQGWPAAHLGDVRAGYQSTPGQVSRTEPCYESISVGSWTEHSRNPAPEPAYEAVDVNWKKPKKRDKSTKNCPAENLYESISEMWEGDARTTIALTAPNGLEIYMTDL; via the exons ATGCAAGGGAGGACGCGTACCACCGACACAAGGA AGCTCTGCGTGAAGTGGATTTCTGAAGTGGCTCCAGATCGTGGTGAAAGGATGGCTGGGCCCCATCCGCCCTCCTTCACTGCCGCCCTGGGACTGGCATTGCTCGGTGTCCTGGTCTTCCTCTCAGCCCTGTGTGCTGCCTGCAGAAG GAAAACTAGGAAGAAGGTGGTCCCACCGGACGGGGTGAAGCTGGTAGATGTG TCGTTGCTGAGGCAGATGCAGCTCCGATCACTCAGTAAATCTGACACCAAACTGCATGAGCTCAACAGGGTGAAGCACGTGGATGAGC aTCAAAGACCAGCCAGCGTGGATTTCCTTTACCCATCAGGGTCTTTGGGGGATGGAGAAGGAGCTGCGCATAGCTCGAGCTTCAGCATCCTGCTGCACCGAGAGCTGCCCCAGatcccccattccaacccttcgGCTGATGCCCTGAGTCCTGACCAGACTTACTCGAACCTGTTCTTCTCAGCCCCGCTGAAACCAGCCCCGGAGGCGCTGTACGGGTGTGCGGCCATGACTCAGGAAGGGCCTCAACCAATGCCCATCTTGGGAACCCCAGTGGAGGCATCCCCTCTAAGCGAGGCGGACAAGGCAGTGACGGCTGAGTACGCCTGCGTCCGCAAGGCGAAGAAAAATTTCCAGCCAGAGCTCCAGGACGAGACACAGAGTGAATCCTTTGTGGGGCCTGCGGACCCAGAAGGCTGGGAAGGAGCTGCCTGTAACCCCCCAGCGGTGAAG GTAGAAGAAATGTACTCGACGGTGTGCAAAGCTGGCAAGAAGAAGAAACACCAAGGCTCTGCTCTGTCCCTCTCTGAAGGAATGGACCTTGGGGAGACGGGCCAAGGAGAACAGGGGTGGCCAGCTGCCCATCTTGGAGATGTCAGGGCGGGGTATCAGTCCACACCGGGCCAAGTCTCACGCACTGAGCCCTGCTATGAGTCTATCAGTGTTGGATCCTGGACTGAGCACAGCAGGAACCCAGCCCCAGAACCGGCCTACGAGGCGGTAGATGTCAACTGGAAAAAGCCCAAGAAAAGGGACAAGTCTACCAAGAACTGCCCTGCTGAGAACTTGTATGAAAGCATCAGCGAAATGTGGGAAGGGGACGCTAGGACCACAATTGCCCTGACGGCTCCCAATGGGTTGGAGATATACATGACAGACTTATAA